The following coding sequences are from one Pseudomonas mendocina window:
- a CDS encoding muconate cycloisomerase family protein, producing the protein MSHAAIESLEAIIVDLPTIRPHKLAMHTMQNQTLVILRLRCADGVEGIGEATTIGGLSYGNESPDSIKVNLDRHFAPLLIGQDASNINACMQRIDRVVKGNTFARSAVETALLDAQGKRLGLPVSEILGGRVRDSLEVAWTLASGDTRKDIAEGEQMLEARRHRIFKLKIGAGEVNKDLAHVIAIKQALGERASVRVDVNQAWDEAVALRACRILGDNGIDLIEQPISRHNRGGQVRLNQSSPAPIMADESIECVEDAFNLARDGAAPVFALKIAKNGGPRAVLRTACIAEAAGIGLYGGTMLEGSVGTLASAHAFITLNKLAWDTELFGPLLLTEEIVTEPPLYRDFQLHVPRLPGIGLTLDEERLARFRRS; encoded by the coding sequence ATGAGCCACGCCGCGATCGAGTCGCTCGAAGCGATCATCGTCGACCTGCCGACCATCCGCCCGCACAAGCTGGCGATGCACACCATGCAGAACCAAACCCTGGTGATCCTGCGCCTGCGTTGCGCCGACGGCGTCGAGGGCATCGGTGAGGCCACCACCATCGGTGGCCTGTCCTATGGCAACGAGAGCCCGGACAGCATCAAGGTCAACCTGGATCGTCACTTCGCGCCGCTGCTGATCGGCCAGGACGCGAGCAACATCAACGCCTGCATGCAGCGCATCGACCGTGTGGTGAAGGGCAACACCTTTGCCCGCTCCGCAGTTGAAACCGCGCTGCTCGACGCTCAGGGCAAGCGCCTCGGTCTGCCGGTCAGTGAGATTCTCGGCGGCCGCGTGCGCGATAGCCTGGAAGTGGCCTGGACCCTGGCCAGCGGCGATACCCGCAAGGACATCGCCGAAGGTGAGCAGATGCTCGAAGCCCGTCGCCACCGTATCTTCAAACTGAAGATCGGCGCTGGTGAGGTGAACAAGGATCTGGCCCACGTCATCGCCATCAAGCAGGCCCTGGGTGAGCGCGCCAGTGTGCGTGTCGACGTCAACCAGGCCTGGGACGAAGCGGTAGCCCTGCGCGCCTGCCGCATTCTCGGCGACAACGGCATCGACCTGATCGAGCAGCCGATCTCGCGCCACAACCGTGGTGGTCAGGTACGCCTGAACCAGTCCAGCCCGGCACCGATCATGGCCGACGAATCCATCGAGTGTGTCGAAGACGCCTTCAACCTGGCGCGCGACGGCGCTGCCCCGGTGTTCGCCCTGAAGATCGCCAAGAACGGCGGCCCGCGCGCCGTGCTGCGCACCGCCTGCATCGCCGAGGCGGCCGGCATCGGCCTGTACGGTGGCACCATGCTCGAAGGCAGTGTCGGCACCCTGGCTTCGGCCCATGCCTTCATCACCCTGAACAAGCTGGCCTGGGACACCGAACTGTTCGGCCCGCTGCTGCTGACCGAGGAAATCGTCACCGAGCCGCCGCTGTACCGCGACTTCCAGCTGCACGTGCCGCGCCTGCCTGGCATCGGCCTGACCCTCGACGAAGAGCGCCTGGCGCGCTTCCGCCGTTCCTGA
- the catC gene encoding muconolactone Delta-isomerase: protein MLFHVKMTVKLPVDMDPAQAAKLKADEKELAQRLQREGKWRHLWRIAGHYANYSVFDLASVEELHDTLMQLPLFPYMDIEVNGLCRHPSSIHQDDR from the coding sequence ATGCTGTTCCACGTGAAGATGACCGTGAAGTTGCCGGTCGACATGGATCCCGCCCAGGCGGCCAAACTCAAGGCTGACGAGAAAGAACTGGCGCAACGCCTGCAGCGCGAAGGCAAGTGGCGCCACCTGTGGCGCATCGCCGGTCACTACGCCAACTACAGCGTCTTCGACCTGGCCAGCGTCGAGGAGCTGCACGACACCCTCATGCAGTTGCCACTGTTCCCCTACATGGACATCGAGGTGAACGGCCTGTGCCGTCATCCTTCTTCGATCCACCAGGACGATCGCTGA
- the catA gene encoding catechol 1,2-dioxygenase translates to MSIKLSHTESVQNFFKEVSGLTNDQGSPRMKALVNRILQDSIRIIEDMEVTTEEFWKAVDYFNRMGARSEAGLLVAGLGLEHYLDLLLDAKDEAAGLLGGTPRTIEGPLYVAGAPLSEGEARMDDGTDPGTPMYLHGRVVDVYGKPVAGAVVDLWHANTKGTYSYFDSSQSEFNLRRRIVTDADGRYRARSIVPSGYGCPPDGTTQEVLDQLGRHGNRPAHIHFFISAPGYRHLTTQINLAGDEYLWDDFAYATREGLIGDVDFIESEAAARDHGFQGNRFAEVKFDFQLQSATAPDAEQRNARPRALQ, encoded by the coding sequence ATGAGCATCAAACTGTCGCATACCGAAAGCGTCCAGAACTTCTTCAAGGAAGTCAGCGGTCTCACCAACGACCAGGGCAGCCCGCGCATGAAGGCGCTGGTCAATCGCATCCTGCAGGACAGCATCCGTATCATCGAAGATATGGAGGTCACCACCGAAGAGTTCTGGAAGGCAGTGGACTATTTCAACCGCATGGGCGCGCGCAGCGAAGCCGGCCTGCTGGTGGCCGGCCTGGGTCTGGAGCACTACCTGGATCTGCTGCTCGATGCCAAGGACGAGGCGGCCGGCCTGCTCGGCGGCACTCCACGTACCATCGAAGGCCCGCTGTACGTGGCTGGCGCGCCGCTGTCCGAAGGCGAGGCGCGGATGGACGATGGCACCGACCCGGGCACGCCGATGTACCTGCATGGCCGCGTGGTCGATGTCTATGGCAAGCCGGTCGCCGGTGCCGTGGTCGATCTGTGGCACGCCAACACCAAGGGCACCTACTCCTACTTCGATTCGAGCCAGAGCGAGTTCAACCTGCGCCGCCGCATCGTCACCGATGCCGATGGCCGCTACCGCGCGCGCAGCATCGTGCCGTCCGGCTATGGCTGCCCGCCCGATGGCACCACCCAGGAAGTGCTCGATCAGCTCGGTCGTCACGGCAACCGCCCGGCGCACATCCACTTCTTCATCTCCGCGCCTGGTTATCGTCACCTGACCACGCAGATCAACCTGGCTGGCGACGAGTACCTGTGGGACGACTTCGCTTATGCCACTCGCGAAGGCCTGATCGGCGACGTGGACTTCATCGAGAGCGAGGCTGCTGCGCGTGATCATGGTTTCCAGGGCAATCGTTTCGCCGAAGTGAAGTTCGACTTCCAGCTGCAAAGCGCCACTGCGCCTGACGCCGAGCAGCGCAACGCGCGTCCACGTGCGCTGCAATAA
- the pcaQ gene encoding pca operon transcription factor PcaQ, protein MNIDTRIKFRHLLCFLEIARQRSFAKAADALAVSQPAISKTLKELEEILEASLFERGKSGASLTAAGVAFMRYAGPCVQALRDGVNSLREGEHESGQVRVGVLSTVESLLIPEVVRRLHERHSALVVSVATGPGAYLLSQLRVGELDLVIGRMTDSPDIQGLTFEHLYSESMTLVVRPDHPLLAAGDEALGRLGDYPLVLPTAGTTIRKHADSLFVQCGVTPSRQRLETLSPALSRRYVLCSDALWVAPQDSVCLDVQRGELAELQLHVREPGGSVGICRNGALSLPLAAERFCDVLREVAQTYREGVFP, encoded by the coding sequence ATGAACATCGACACCCGAATCAAATTCCGCCACCTGCTGTGCTTTCTCGAAATCGCCCGCCAGCGTAGTTTCGCCAAGGCGGCCGATGCGCTTGCCGTCAGCCAGCCGGCGATTTCCAAGACGCTCAAGGAGCTGGAGGAAATCCTTGAGGCCAGCCTGTTCGAGCGGGGCAAGAGTGGGGCGAGTCTGACCGCTGCTGGTGTAGCCTTCATGCGCTATGCAGGGCCTTGTGTGCAGGCTCTGCGCGATGGTGTGAACAGCCTGCGTGAGGGCGAGCACGAGTCCGGGCAGGTGCGCGTTGGCGTGCTCTCGACGGTGGAAAGCCTGCTGATTCCCGAGGTGGTGCGACGTCTGCATGAGCGTCACTCGGCGCTGGTGGTCAGCGTCGCCACAGGGCCGGGTGCCTATCTATTGAGCCAGTTGCGCGTCGGCGAACTGGATCTGGTGATCGGCCGTATGACCGACAGCCCGGACATCCAGGGCCTGACCTTTGAGCACCTGTACAGCGAGTCGATGACCCTGGTCGTGCGCCCGGATCATCCGTTGCTTGCCGCTGGCGATGAAGCGCTAGGGCGGCTGGGCGATTACCCGCTGGTATTGCCGACAGCGGGCACCACCATTCGCAAGCACGCAGACAGCTTGTTCGTGCAGTGCGGAGTGACGCCTTCGCGCCAGCGCCTGGAGACCCTGTCGCCGGCACTCAGTCGACGCTACGTGTTGTGCAGCGATGCACTGTGGGTAGCACCGCAGGACTCGGTGTGCCTGGACGTGCAGCGTGGTGAGCTGGCCGAACTGCAGCTGCATGTGCGCGAACCTGGTGGCTCGGTGGGTATCTGCCGCAATGGCGCCTTGAGCCTGCCGCTCGCTGCCGAGCGCTTCTGCGATGTATTGCGCGAGGTGGCGCAGACCTATCGCGAAGGTGTTTTCCCATAA
- the pcaH gene encoding protocatechuate 3,4-dioxygenase subunit beta, whose product MPAEDNRRFAIRDRNWHPKAFTPDYKTSIARSPRQALVSIPQSISETTGPDFSHLKFGEHDNDLLLNFNTGCLPIGERIIVSGRVMDQYGKPIPHTLVEMWQANAGGRYRHKNDRYLAPLDPNFGGVGRALTDSEGRYIFRTIKPGPYPWRNNPNDWRPAHIHFSLNGPSISTRLITQLYFEGDPLIPLCPIVKSIANPDAVQTLIAKLDMSTANPMDCLAYRFDIVLRGQRQTHFENK is encoded by the coding sequence ATGCCTGCCGAGGACAACCGTCGCTTTGCCATTCGCGACCGCAACTGGCATCCGAAAGCCTTCACCCCCGACTACAAGACATCCATCGCCCGCTCGCCGCGCCAGGCGTTGGTGAGCATCCCGCAGTCGATTTCCGAGACCACCGGTCCGGACTTCTCGCACCTGAAATTCGGCGAGCATGACAACGACCTGCTGCTCAACTTCAACACCGGCTGTCTGCCCATCGGTGAGCGCATCATCGTTTCCGGCCGGGTGATGGATCAGTACGGCAAGCCGATCCCGCATACCCTGGTGGAAATGTGGCAGGCCAACGCTGGCGGCCGCTACCGGCACAAGAACGACCGTTATCTGGCGCCGCTCGATCCCAACTTCGGCGGCGTCGGCCGTGCGCTGACCGACAGTGAAGGTCGCTATATCTTCCGCACCATCAAGCCCGGCCCCTATCCGTGGCGCAACAACCCCAACGACTGGCGTCCGGCGCACATCCACTTCTCGCTCAATGGCCCGTCGATTTCCACGCGTCTGATCACCCAGCTGTATTTCGAGGGTGATCCGCTGATTCCGCTGTGCCCGATCGTCAAGTCGATTGCCAATCCGGACGCTGTACAGACGCTGATCGCCAAGCTCGACATGAGCACGGCCAATCCGATGGATTGTCTGGCCTACCGCTTCGATATCGTGCTGCGTGGCCAGCGCCAGACCCATTTCGAGAACAAGTGA
- the pcaG gene encoding protocatechuate 3,4-dioxygenase subunit alpha yields MPVELLPETPSQTAGPYVHIGLALAAAGNPTREQEIWNQMARPEAPGEHIVLVGHVYDGNGHLVRDAFLELWQADHQGQYDEDYDQSKAFNGFGRTATTFDAGSEWFAYTVKPGVVNNAAGVPMAPHINVALFARGINIHLNTRLYFEDEAEANGKDPVLNLIEQPQRRETLIAKRCEVDGKPAYRFDIHIQGEAETVFFDF; encoded by the coding sequence ATGCCTGTTGAATTGCTGCCGGAAACCCCCTCGCAGACCGCTGGCCCCTACGTGCACATCGGCCTGGCCCTGGCTGCTGCCGGCAACCCGACCCGCGAGCAGGAAATCTGGAACCAGATGGCCAGGCCCGAGGCGCCGGGCGAGCACATCGTGTTGGTTGGTCACGTCTATGACGGCAATGGCCATCTGGTACGCGACGCCTTCCTCGAACTGTGGCAAGCCGACCATCAGGGCCAGTACGACGAGGACTACGACCAGAGCAAAGCCTTCAATGGCTTCGGCCGTACCGCTACCACCTTCGATGCCGGCAGCGAGTGGTTCGCCTACACGGTCAAGCCCGGCGTGGTGAACAACGCTGCGGGGGTACCGATGGCGCCGCATATCAACGTCGCCCTGTTCGCCCGTGGTATCAACATCCATCTCAACACCCGCTTGTATTTCGAGGACGAAGCCGAAGCCAACGGCAAGGATCCGGTACTCAACCTGATCGAGCAGCCGCAACGCCGCGAGACGCTGATCGCCAAGCGTTGCGAAGTCGATGGCAAACCGGCCTATCGCTTCGATATCCACATCCAGGGAGAGGCTGAGACGGTCTTCTTTGACTTCTGA
- the zapE gene encoding cell division protein ZapE produces MTSELHAQAVRLIEARGLHLDDLQQRMLARLADWLQARIRPSTWRRRPAAGAYLWGGVGRGKSLLLAALFEVAPVASKRRVHVHALLQDVQQRMLAHAGQADPLQRVADELASEARLLYLDEFHVHDIGDAILLGRLLQPLIERDCILLFSSNYAPAQLCPNPLYHSRFKPFADLLQRRCLILQMDAGPDYRSCSARHWGLYMEGPAALLEARLAHLPAASQLLLQRRALTLRGMDDRTVWLDFSALCRQPLASGDYLQLCQRFAHLAIGELPALRYCSLDEQQRLVNFIDIAYDSDCELWLQSESSLDVLCAGVSHGDFSRTRSRLAQLRQEQVESLAC; encoded by the coding sequence TTGACTTCTGAGTTGCATGCACAGGCCGTGCGTCTGATCGAGGCGCGCGGCCTGCATCTGGATGATTTGCAGCAACGGATGCTCGCTCGCCTGGCCGACTGGCTGCAGGCGCGCATTCGGCCGTCTACCTGGCGCCGTCGACCTGCTGCCGGGGCCTACCTGTGGGGAGGCGTCGGGCGTGGCAAGAGTTTGTTGCTGGCGGCCTTGTTCGAGGTCGCGCCAGTGGCCAGCAAGCGCCGTGTACATGTCCATGCTTTATTGCAGGACGTGCAGCAACGCATGTTGGCGCATGCCGGCCAGGCCGATCCGCTGCAACGGGTCGCCGACGAACTGGCCAGCGAAGCCCGACTGCTTTACCTCGACGAATTTCACGTCCATGACATTGGTGATGCGATTTTGCTTGGGCGGCTGTTGCAGCCGCTGATCGAGCGCGATTGCATCCTGCTGTTCAGTTCCAACTATGCGCCGGCGCAGTTGTGCCCCAATCCGCTGTATCACAGTCGCTTCAAGCCCTTCGCTGACCTGTTGCAACGGCGTTGCCTGATACTGCAGATGGACGCTGGCCCCGACTATCGTTCTTGCAGCGCGCGGCACTGGGGGCTCTATATGGAAGGCCCGGCGGCTCTACTGGAGGCGCGCCTGGCGCACTTGCCGGCTGCTTCGCAGTTGCTTCTACAGCGCCGCGCTTTGACACTGCGAGGCATGGATGACCGAACGGTTTGGCTGGATTTTTCAGCACTCTGCCGGCAGCCATTGGCCAGCGGCGACTACCTGCAGCTATGCCAGCGTTTCGCGCATCTCGCCATCGGCGAGTTGCCGGCGCTGAGGTACTGTTCGCTGGATGAGCAGCAGCGTCTGGTCAACTTCATCGACATCGCTTACGACAGTGATTGTGAGCTCTGGCTGCAAAGCGAGAGCTCTCTCGATGTGCTGTGCGCAGGTGTCTCGCACGGCGATTTTTCCCGTACTCGCAGTCGTCTCGCGCAACTGCGCCAAGAACAAGTGGAGAGTCTGGCATGCTAG
- a CDS encoding AEC family transporter has translation MLAVLSITAPIFILIGLGFFSARIALVNREQVRGMGTFVIYFALPSLVFKALAERSLSEVLNWPYLLAFALASLSLFGIGLLVARRWRGLGLSHSAILAMGMSVSNSGFVGYPIAVMVIGPTAALAMALGMLVENLVMIPLALAIAEAGRQGGQGWTVARETALRLLRNPLIIAIVLGLVMSMLELHLPMVPARVIDMLAAASAPVALFVIGATLNGMKIGGMAADLAQTSIGKLILHPLLMFVALSLVPGIDPMLMVAGVLFTSAPMMSVFPILGQRFGLEERCAAALVGCTVLAFFSVSVLLVLLRWQGLLPG, from the coding sequence ATGCTAGCGGTTCTGAGCATTACCGCACCGATCTTCATCCTTATCGGTCTGGGCTTTTTCTCGGCCCGAATCGCTCTGGTCAATCGTGAACAGGTGCGCGGTATGGGCACCTTCGTCATCTACTTCGCCTTGCCCTCGCTGGTATTCAAGGCATTGGCCGAGCGCAGTTTGAGCGAGGTGCTCAACTGGCCTTATCTGCTGGCCTTTGCGTTGGCATCGCTGAGCCTGTTCGGCATCGGTTTGCTGGTAGCACGGCGTTGGCGCGGCCTTGGGTTGTCGCACAGTGCCATCCTGGCAATGGGCATGTCGGTGTCCAACAGCGGTTTTGTCGGCTACCCCATCGCGGTCATGGTGATCGGGCCGACGGCGGCGCTGGCGATGGCGCTGGGCATGCTGGTGGAGAACCTGGTGATGATTCCACTGGCACTGGCCATTGCTGAGGCCGGTAGACAGGGCGGGCAGGGCTGGACGGTGGCGCGCGAAACGGCGCTGCGCCTGCTGCGCAATCCGCTGATCATCGCCATCGTGCTGGGCTTGGTGATGTCGATGCTGGAGCTGCACCTGCCAATGGTTCCGGCTCGGGTCATCGACATGCTGGCCGCTGCCTCTGCACCGGTGGCGCTGTTCGTCATCGGCGCCACGCTCAACGGTATGAAGATCGGCGGCATGGCGGCGGATCTGGCGCAGACCTCCATCGGCAAATTGATCCTGCATCCGCTGCTGATGTTCGTCGCACTGAGCCTGGTGCCGGGTATCGACCCGATGCTGATGGTCGCCGGCGTGCTGTTCACCAGTGCGCCGATGATGAGCGTGTTTCCCATCCTCGGTCAGCGCTTCGGCCTGGAGGAGCGCTGCGCTGCTGCGCTGGTGGGTTGCACGGTGCTGGCCTTCTTCAGCGTCAGCGTGTTGCTGGTACTGCTGCGCTGGCAGGGATTGCTGCCGGGGTGA
- a CDS encoding MarC family protein, which produces MASDMFSLYLKMLVLYSPFFVLSCFIGLSRGHTLKERKRLAWKVALATLIASVLLYLFGKHIFTLFGITIDAFRIGAGSVLFISALGMAQGKSAVQSDNVQQDVTIVPLTIPITVGPGTIGALLLMGASQPHWDDKLVAVAAIFLASLTVGIVLYLSNQFERLLGDQGLQIVSRLMGLFVCALAAQIIFTGVKNYLVL; this is translated from the coding sequence ATGGCGTCCGATATGTTCAGCCTCTACCTGAAGATGCTGGTGCTCTATAGCCCCTTCTTCGTTCTCTCCTGCTTCATCGGCCTGAGCCGCGGCCACACCCTCAAGGAGCGCAAGCGTCTGGCCTGGAAGGTGGCACTGGCAACGCTGATCGCCAGCGTGCTGCTGTACCTGTTCGGCAAGCACATCTTTACCCTGTTCGGCATCACCATCGACGCCTTCCGTATCGGCGCAGGGTCGGTGCTGTTCATCTCCGCGCTCGGCATGGCCCAGGGTAAATCGGCGGTGCAGAGCGACAACGTGCAGCAGGACGTCACCATCGTGCCGCTGACCATTCCAATCACTGTCGGCCCCGGCACCATCGGTGCCCTGCTGCTGATGGGCGCCAGCCAGCCGCACTGGGACGACAAACTGGTGGCCGTGGCGGCGATCTTCCTCGCCAGCCTCACCGTCGGCATCGTCCTGTACCTGTCCAACCAGTTCGAGCGCCTGCTCGGCGACCAGGGCCTGCAGATCGTCAGCCGTTTGATGGGCCTATTCGTCTGCGCCCTGGCGGCGCAGATCATCTTCACCGGGGTGAAGAATTACCTGGTGCTGTAA
- a CDS encoding hybrid sensor histidine kinase/response regulator produces MHRLRTAIGLLASLLLIGLAFPATAADKAVTTANWSYLIDASARLGLEEIRAQRQQFKPLSKQSFTFPPSQHAVWLRAELPANQQPTWLWVFSPRVQYLDYYLLRDGQLEQNLHTGEAMPLDSRPLPSRFYLMPLPNDGQTRVAYVRLTSNHPLMTWFKVMDQSEVVSLEKPAYLYGMLFGALLLLTLYNLIRFLYSRSASGLWLAGVNIGLAICSSANLGIFAQWLPSLGYNQSLIADVSALFAAFSGLAFGLGFVRDTPAQHSPLNRLLQGNALLLLAYGLCITITGLFWFSSLVYLLVALSTLNLLLVSSLHWRAGYQPARLVAVGMLVFNLGFGFFVPVLLGFDQLNPGWLVLGVFSVATLAGLILSVSLTERQRQIQRDTLHERTAMAASSAELRAKAEFLAKISHEIRTPMNGVLGMTELLLGTPLSAKQRDYVQTIHSSGNELLTLINEILDISKLESGQIELDDVQFDLGALIEDCLDIFRAKAEQQKVELISFIQPQVPRVISGDPTRLRQALLSLLDNAFKQTTEGEILLVAALDSSSDQHRLRIAVQDSGRPLLPEERDALLTAELQSRDFLAATRLGGRLGLIIARQLVRLMGGEFGIQGSGNQGTTLWLTLPLDATRLEQPEADLDSPLQGARLLVVDDNDTCRKVLVQQCNAWGLQVSAVPSGKEALALLRTKAHMREYFDAVLLDQDMPGMTGMQLAAKIKEDPSLNHDILIIMLTGISNAPSKVIARNAGIKRILAKPVAGYTLKTTLADELAQRPNDTPAQAAPTPVSTPLNVPVDFRILVAEDNSISTKVIRGMLGKLNLQPDTASNGEEALNAMKAQHYDLVLMDCEMPVLDGFSATEKLRAWEATEKRPRTPVVALTAHILSEHKERARAVGMDGHMSKPVELSQLRELIEHWIAERELRRQRDALPH; encoded by the coding sequence GTGCACCGGCTCAGGACTGCCATCGGATTACTCGCCAGCCTACTGCTGATTGGCCTCGCTTTCCCGGCCACAGCGGCGGACAAGGCAGTCACGACGGCGAATTGGTCCTATCTGATCGATGCCAGTGCGCGCCTGGGCCTGGAAGAGATACGCGCCCAGCGCCAGCAGTTCAAACCACTCAGTAAACAATCCTTCACCTTCCCGCCAAGCCAGCATGCCGTCTGGCTGCGTGCCGAACTGCCGGCCAATCAGCAACCCACCTGGCTCTGGGTGTTCTCCCCGCGGGTTCAGTACCTCGACTATTACTTGCTGCGAGACGGCCAGCTGGAGCAGAACCTGCACACGGGCGAGGCCATGCCGCTGGACTCGCGACCGCTGCCGTCGCGCTTCTACCTGATGCCGCTACCGAACGATGGCCAAACGCGCGTGGCCTACGTCCGCCTCACCTCGAACCATCCGCTGATGACCTGGTTCAAGGTGATGGATCAGAGCGAAGTGGTCAGCCTGGAAAAACCCGCCTACCTCTATGGCATGCTGTTCGGCGCGCTGCTGCTGCTGACCCTGTACAACCTCATCCGCTTCCTCTACAGCCGTAGCGCCAGTGGTCTATGGCTGGCCGGCGTGAACATCGGTCTGGCGATCTGCTCGTCCGCCAACCTGGGTATCTTTGCCCAGTGGTTACCGAGCCTCGGCTACAACCAGTCGTTGATCGCGGATGTATCAGCCCTGTTCGCCGCCTTCAGTGGCCTGGCCTTCGGCCTGGGCTTCGTGCGGGATACACCAGCACAGCACAGCCCACTCAATCGCCTGCTACAAGGCAACGCCCTACTACTGCTGGCCTACGGCCTGTGCATCACCATCACCGGGCTGTTCTGGTTCAGCTCGCTGGTCTACCTGCTGGTGGCGCTGAGCACCCTGAATCTGCTGTTGGTATCCAGCCTGCACTGGCGCGCCGGGTACCAACCCGCGCGACTGGTGGCCGTTGGCATGCTGGTGTTCAACCTCGGCTTCGGCTTCTTCGTGCCGGTACTACTGGGCTTCGACCAGCTCAATCCGGGCTGGCTGGTGCTCGGCGTATTCAGCGTCGCCACCCTGGCCGGCCTGATCCTCAGTGTGTCGCTCACCGAGCGTCAGCGGCAGATCCAGCGCGATACCCTGCACGAGCGCACCGCCATGGCAGCGAGCAGCGCCGAGCTACGCGCCAAGGCCGAGTTCCTGGCCAAGATCAGCCACGAGATTCGCACGCCAATGAATGGCGTGCTGGGCATGACCGAACTGCTGCTGGGCACGCCGCTGTCGGCCAAACAGCGCGACTACGTGCAGACCATCCACAGCTCGGGCAACGAACTGCTCACCCTGATCAATGAGATTCTCGACATCTCCAAGCTGGAGTCCGGACAGATCGAGCTGGACGACGTGCAGTTCGATCTCGGCGCACTGATCGAGGACTGCCTGGACATCTTCCGCGCCAAGGCCGAGCAACAGAAGGTGGAGCTGATCAGCTTCATTCAGCCGCAAGTACCACGAGTCATCAGCGGTGACCCGACGCGCCTGCGCCAGGCGCTGTTGAGCCTGCTCGACAATGCCTTCAAGCAGACCACCGAAGGCGAGATCCTGCTGGTCGCCGCGCTCGATAGCAGCAGTGATCAGCATCGCCTGCGCATTGCCGTGCAAGACAGCGGCCGCCCACTGCTGCCGGAAGAACGCGACGCGCTGCTCACTGCCGAACTGCAGAGCCGCGACTTCCTCGCGGCCACTCGCCTGGGCGGACGCCTCGGCCTGATCATCGCGCGCCAACTGGTGCGCCTGATGGGCGGCGAATTCGGTATTCAAGGCAGTGGTAACCAGGGCACCACGCTATGGCTGACCCTGCCACTGGACGCCACACGCCTCGAACAACCGGAAGCCGACCTCGACAGCCCGCTGCAGGGCGCCCGCCTGCTGGTGGTGGACGACAACGACACCTGCCGCAAGGTACTGGTGCAACAGTGCAACGCCTGGGGTTTGCAGGTCAGCGCCGTGCCATCGGGCAAGGAGGCCTTGGCCCTGCTACGCACCAAAGCGCACATGCGCGAATACTTCGATGCCGTGCTGCTCGACCAGGACATGCCCGGCATGACCGGCATGCAGCTGGCTGCCAAGATCAAGGAAGATCCGAGCCTCAACCACGACATCCTGATCATCATGCTCACCGGTATCAGCAACGCGCCGAGCAAGGTGATCGCGCGCAACGCCGGGATCAAGCGCATCCTGGCCAAGCCGGTGGCCGGCTATACGCTCAAGACCACCCTCGCCGACGAGCTGGCGCAACGCCCCAACGATACGCCAGCGCAGGCCGCTCCGACGCCGGTCAGCACCCCACTGAACGTACCGGTCGACTTCCGTATTCTGGTCGCCGAAGACAACAGCATCTCCACCAAAGTGATTCGTGGCATGCTCGGCAAACTCAACCTGCAGCCAGATACCGCCAGCAATGGCGAAGAAGCCCTCAACGCGATGAAAGCGCAGCACTACGACCTGGTGCTGATGGACTGCGAAATGCCGGTGCTCGACGGTTTCTCCGCCACTGAGAAGCTGCGCGCCTGGGAGGCCACTGAAAAGCGTCCACGTACTCCCGTGGTGGCCCTGACCGCGCACATTCTCAGCGAACACAAGGAACGCGCCCGTGCGGTCGGCATGGACGGCCACATGTCCAAACCGGTGGAACTGTCACAGCTGCGCGAGCTGATCGAGCACTGGATCGCCGAGCGCGAGCTGCGCCGTCAGCGTGACGCCCTGCCACATTGA